From one [Ruminococcus] lactaris ATCC 29176 genomic stretch:
- a CDS encoding sensor histidine kinase, whose amino-acid sequence MNKWYRKTGVKAIVLIVAILSGAMLITNLLSLMNLAGSTDLPSLWTMSQQPFEESQEFNYMVENYMDDVLTQIRLENLFETDGMMNRNKEIDVMEYSKNDTANGENVSGIAYSLEELINWGEDFDSAESDNYAKNSVIVCQKPEGTYEYYYTSDFMTRVESGVFDIIMQDGSDVDGFLQELQNGKYTSSGFYNFDIVDMEGNILYTDCWNFGSALIEKYAPQGAENLLQVVNNSPRLNGKLSVIYDDLAYTLGNIYSDYQNYQMGFEHLEEGNTNFTYIYANNDTKKVVTNKTSYENYAELEKNVQNLISEKDVKYMVIYPKLKDFNSNMNVSKSDKWEKLRSYSSEKKWNSVFAVAVDTTYTIQDQFYQNKVAYDNNIPYFKGTTWLLVLSIILFLGATIWLTLEAGRTAEDEELHLNGFDHWKTEIAAVLIVLIWIVGSYIGIHFWNGNIYTMINDIPTYLKDGGTYFEYYYARGMDVSSAYMSASLYLPSLSIAELAEIYFYGVFTLGCFFMGYVSLIKRIKGRNLWKNSLLRVIVRFIYKIYDNRKKTTKTVLLLCGFFLVQGIAVLFRNGVTMLLVLLADVGVFYVVLNGLLLKEKLKKGIEEIALGNMEYQIPLQGLRGENLKLAEMINGIANGFHMAVEEAMKNERLKTDLITNVSHDIKTPLTSIINYVAILKQSDIADPKIQGYLDILEAKAQRLKTLTEDVVEASKVSSGNISLEYMDVDLVEMIQQTEGEMAEKFEARNLKMIVNLPAEPAVVHVDGRRMWRVLENIFGNAAKYAMPGTRVYADLKLEEDTVDLSLKNVSEHQLNISADELTERFIRGDLSRSSEGSGLGLSIAQSLTTMQGGTFNLYLDGDLFRVNIRFPRVKKQ is encoded by the coding sequence ATGAATAAGTGGTACAGAAAGACAGGTGTAAAGGCGATCGTTCTTATTGTGGCGATTCTCAGCGGTGCAATGCTGATAACGAATCTGTTGTCTCTTATGAATCTTGCAGGAAGCACAGATCTGCCGTCCTTATGGACGATGAGCCAACAGCCATTTGAGGAATCGCAGGAATTTAATTACATGGTTGAAAATTACATGGATGATGTCCTTACGCAGATCCGGCTGGAAAATCTTTTTGAGACAGATGGGATGATGAACCGGAACAAAGAGATCGACGTAATGGAGTACAGCAAGAATGATACTGCCAACGGAGAAAATGTTTCGGGTATTGCGTATTCACTGGAGGAACTGATCAACTGGGGAGAAGATTTTGACAGTGCAGAGAGCGATAATTATGCGAAGAACAGTGTGATCGTATGTCAGAAGCCTGAAGGGACATATGAGTATTACTATACGAGTGATTTCATGACACGGGTAGAGTCGGGAGTATTTGATATTATCATGCAGGATGGGAGTGATGTTGACGGATTTCTGCAGGAACTTCAGAACGGTAAGTATACATCTTCAGGCTTTTATAATTTTGATATTGTGGACATGGAAGGAAATATCCTGTACACAGACTGCTGGAATTTTGGAAGTGCATTAATCGAAAAATATGCACCGCAGGGAGCAGAAAACCTTTTGCAGGTAGTGAATAACAGTCCGCGTCTGAATGGCAAACTGTCCGTCATTTATGATGATCTTGCGTATACTTTGGGGAATATTTACTCAGATTATCAGAATTATCAGATGGGATTTGAACATTTAGAGGAAGGCAATACAAACTTTACTTACATTTATGCGAATAATGACACGAAAAAGGTAGTGACGAATAAGACTTCTTACGAGAACTATGCAGAGCTGGAGAAAAATGTCCAGAATCTGATCTCGGAGAAAGATGTTAAATATATGGTCATTTATCCAAAGCTAAAAGATTTTAACAGTAATATGAATGTATCGAAATCGGATAAATGGGAAAAACTCCGCAGTTACAGCAGTGAAAAGAAATGGAACAGCGTATTTGCGGTTGCGGTGGATACAACTTATACGATCCAGGATCAGTTTTATCAGAATAAGGTAGCTTATGATAATAATATCCCGTATTTTAAAGGAACAACATGGCTGTTGGTTCTGAGCATTATCCTGTTCCTTGGGGCAACAATCTGGCTGACACTGGAGGCAGGAAGAACTGCGGAAGATGAAGAACTGCACCTGAACGGTTTTGATCATTGGAAGACAGAGATTGCAGCGGTGCTGATCGTACTGATATGGATCGTTGGTTCTTATATCGGGATTCATTTTTGGAATGGAAATATCTATACGATGATCAATGATATTCCGACTTATCTGAAGGATGGAGGTACTTATTTTGAGTATTATTATGCTCGTGGAATGGATGTTTCTTCAGCATATATGTCAGCAAGTTTATATCTTCCGTCATTGAGTATTGCAGAGCTGGCAGAAATTTATTTTTATGGAGTATTTACACTGGGCTGCTTCTTTATGGGATACGTGAGTCTGATCAAGCGGATCAAGGGACGAAACCTGTGGAAGAACAGTCTGTTGAGAGTGATTGTGCGGTTCATCTATAAAATATATGATAACCGGAAGAAGACGACAAAGACAGTGCTTCTGTTATGTGGATTTTTCCTTGTACAGGGAATTGCAGTGCTGTTCAGGAATGGGGTTACAATGCTTCTGGTGTTACTGGCAGACGTGGGTGTATTTTATGTTGTCCTGAACGGTTTATTACTCAAGGAGAAACTGAAAAAAGGTATTGAAGAAATTGCATTGGGAAATATGGAATATCAGATCCCGCTGCAAGGCTTAAGAGGTGAGAACTTAAAGCTGGCAGAGATGATCAATGGAATTGCCAACGGATTCCATATGGCCGTAGAAGAGGCAATGAAAAATGAGCGTCTTAAGACGGATCTGATCACGAATGTATCACATGATATCAAGACACCGTTGACTTCGATCATTAATTATGTAGCGATCCTGAAGCAGTCGGATATTGCAGATCCAAAGATCCAGGGCTATCTGGATATACTGGAGGCGAAAGCACAGAGGCTGAAGACACTGACGGAAGACGTTGTTGAGGCATCCAAGGTAAGCAGTGGGAATATTTCTCTGGAGTATATGGATGTAGATCTTGTGGAGATGATCCAGCAGACGGAAGGTGAGATGGCTGAGAAGTTTGAGGCAAGGAATCTGAAAATGATCGTCAATCTGCCGGCAGAACCTGCGGTTGTTCATGTAGACGGGCGAAGAATGTGGAGAGTTCTGGAGAATATTTTCGGAAATGCAGCCAAGTATGCCATGCCGGGAACAAGGGTATACGCGGATCTGAAGCTGGAAGAAGATACGGTGGATCTGTCTTTGAAAAATGTTTCTGAACATCAGTTGAACATTTCGGCAGATGAACTGACCGAACGGTTTATCCGTGGAGATCTTTCAAGAAGTTCTGAAGGAAGCGGACTTGGACTGTCGATCGCACAGAGCCTGACAACGATGCAGGGCGGAACTTTCAACCTGTATCTGGATGGAGATTTGTTCCGGGTAAATATCCGGTTCCCGAGAGTGAAAAAGCAGTAG